The following are encoded in a window of Lacinutrix sp. WUR7 genomic DNA:
- a CDS encoding RNA polymerase sigma factor: MSLDQLILNCKKNDAKAQSELYQLFSSKLFSLCLKYSKNYVEAEDNLQDAFVTIFKKISQYNNKGSFEGWLKRITINTALQCYRSQGVFEIVNEENIEEVTLEIEDDELSIDYLLQIIQELPDRYRLVFNLYALDGYSHKDIASMLSITTGTSKSNLARARQILKDKIETYRASLNAQTL; the protein is encoded by the coding sequence TTGAGTTTAGACCAACTCATTTTAAATTGTAAAAAAAATGATGCTAAAGCACAAAGCGAACTATACCAGCTCTTTTCGAGTAAACTGTTTTCTCTTTGCTTAAAGTATTCAAAAAATTACGTTGAAGCGGAAGATAATCTGCAGGATGCGTTTGTGACTATTTTTAAAAAAATATCACAGTATAATAACAAAGGTTCTTTTGAAGGTTGGTTAAAACGAATAACAATAAACACCGCATTACAATGCTATAGAAGCCAAGGTGTTTTTGAAATTGTAAATGAAGAAAATATTGAAGAGGTAACGCTTGAAATAGAAGACGATGAATTATCTATAGACTATCTACTACAAATTATACAAGAACTACCAGATAGGTACAGATTAGTGTTTAACCTGTATGCGTTAGATGGCTATTCTCATAAAGATATAGCATCTATGTTAAGTATAACCACAGGAACCTCAAAATCTAACTTAGCAAGAGCTAGACAAATTTTAAAAGATAAAATAGAAACCTATAGAGCGAGTTTAAATGCGCAAACATTATAA
- a CDS encoding rhodanese-related sulfurtransferase, translating to MQLYNTLSAKERAALIEEAGKDRLTLSFYQYAKITNPQEFRDHLFLTWNALDVLGRIYIAHEGINGQLSLPADQFEAFKIHLDTIDFLKGIRLNIAVEQDNMSFLKLKVKVRNKIVADGLNDDTFDVRNKGVHLSAKEFNEMLVNPNTVCVDMRNHYESEIGHFDGAVTPDVDTFRESLDIIEEDLKEFKEEKNLLMYCTGGIRCEKASAYYKHKGFKNVYQLEGGIIEYTRQINAEGLENKFIGKNFVFDERRAEKISEDVIAKCHQCGDAFDIHTNCANDACHLLFIQCDACKEEMNNCCSTTCQEIHAMPFEEQKELRKGQANSNDIFKKGRADHLPFKKDLRNIFESLPNKK from the coding sequence ATGCAACTGTACAATACCTTAAGCGCAAAAGAAAGAGCCGCGTTAATCGAAGAAGCAGGAAAAGATCGATTAACACTTTCTTTTTATCAATACGCTAAAATTACAAATCCTCAAGAATTTAGAGACCACTTATTTTTAACTTGGAACGCCTTAGATGTTCTTGGTAGAATTTATATTGCCCATGAAGGAATAAACGGACAACTATCTTTACCTGCAGATCAATTTGAAGCTTTTAAAATTCATTTAGATACTATTGATTTTTTAAAAGGAATACGATTAAATATTGCGGTAGAGCAAGACAATATGTCCTTTCTAAAATTGAAAGTAAAAGTTAGAAACAAGATTGTTGCAGACGGATTAAATGATGATACGTTTGATGTGCGAAATAAAGGAGTGCATCTTTCTGCTAAAGAATTTAACGAAATGTTAGTCAACCCAAACACCGTTTGTGTTGATATGCGTAATCATTACGAAAGTGAGATTGGTCATTTCGATGGTGCTGTAACGCCAGATGTAGATACGTTTCGAGAATCTTTAGATATTATTGAAGAAGACCTAAAAGAATTTAAAGAAGAAAAAAATCTTTTAATGTATTGCACAGGAGGAATACGTTGTGAAAAAGCAAGTGCATACTATAAACACAAAGGTTTTAAAAATGTATACCAATTAGAAGGCGGAATTATAGAATATACACGTCAAATTAATGCCGAAGGTTTAGAAAATAAATTCATTGGAAAAAACTTTGTTTTTGATGAAAGAAGAGCCGAAAAAATAAGCGAAGATGTTATTGCAAAATGCCATCAATGTGGCGATGCATTCGATATTCATACCAATTGTGCAAATGATGCGTGTCATCTTTTATTTATTCAATGTGATGCGTGTAAGGAAGAAATGAATAACTGTTGTTCTACAACCTGTCAAGAAATTCATGCAATGCCTTTTGAAGAACAAAAAGAATTACGAAAAGGACAAGCAAATAGTAACGATATATTTAAAAAAGGAAGAGCAGATCACTTACCTTTCAAGAAAGATTTAAGAAATATCTTTGAATCTTTACCAAATAAAAAGTAA
- the recA gene encoding recombinase RecA gives MSSEKEAKLKALKLTLDKLDKAYGKGTVMKMSDKAIVDVEAISSGSLGLDIALGVGGYPRGRVIEIYGPESSGKTTLTLHAIAEAQKAGGIAAFIDAEHAFDRFYAENLGVDIDNLIISQPDNGEQALEIADNLIRSGAIDIVVIDSVAALTPKSEIEGEMGDSKMGLHARLMSQALRKLTASISKTNCTVIFINQLREKIGVMFGNPETTTGGNALKFYASVRLDIRRSTQIKSTDGDVQGNKTRVKVVKNKVAPPFRLAEFDIMYGQGISKVGEILDIAVEFEIVKKAGSWFSYGETKLGQGRDAVKELIKDNPELMDELEGKIKAAIKEAKE, from the coding sequence ATGAGCAGCGAAAAAGAAGCAAAATTAAAAGCCCTAAAACTAACTTTAGACAAGTTAGATAAGGCTTACGGAAAAGGAACAGTAATGAAAATGAGCGATAAAGCAATCGTGGATGTAGAGGCTATTTCTTCTGGATCTTTAGGATTAGATATTGCTTTAGGCGTTGGTGGTTACCCAAGAGGTCGTGTTATTGAAATATATGGACCAGAATCTTCTGGTAAAACCACATTAACTTTACATGCTATTGCCGAAGCGCAAAAAGCTGGAGGTATTGCTGCATTTATTGATGCAGAGCATGCTTTTGATAGATTTTATGCAGAAAACTTAGGAGTAGATATCGATAATTTAATCATCTCGCAACCAGACAATGGAGAACAAGCACTTGAAATTGCAGATAATTTAATTCGTTCTGGTGCTATTGATATTGTGGTAATAGATTCTGTTGCAGCATTAACACCAAAAAGTGAAATTGAAGGTGAAATGGGAGACTCTAAAATGGGTTTACATGCAAGACTAATGTCTCAAGCATTAAGAAAATTAACAGCATCTATTAGTAAGACCAATTGTACGGTTATTTTCATTAACCAATTAAGAGAAAAAATTGGTGTTATGTTTGGTAACCCAGAAACAACAACTGGTGGAAATGCATTAAAATTTTATGCCTCTGTTCGATTAGATATTAGAAGATCTACACAAATTAAAAGTACAGATGGCGATGTGCAAGGAAATAAAACGAGAGTTAAAGTAGTTAAAAATAAAGTAGCTCCTCCTTTTAGACTTGCAGAGTTTGATATTATGTATGGTCAAGGAATTTCTAAAGTTGGAGAAATTCTAGATATAGCAGTAGAGTTTGAAATTGTTAAGAAAGCTGGTTCGTGGTTTAGTTATGGCGAAACAAAACTAGGACAAGGTAGAGATGCTGTAAAAGAATTAATAAAAGACAATCCAGAACTCATGGATGAGCTGGAAGGCAAAATTAAAGCTGCGATTAAAGAAGCTAAAGAATAA
- a CDS encoding radical SAM protein — MNIYKLLQLNRKIKSHRIKFLGLWLLHKLNKRYLAVNLDPVMACNLRCKMCYFTDADYVKTLKGQFKPEELEQVAKTIFKRALKLQIGCGTEPTLYKNLPEIVKLGKQYGVPYISVTTNANLLDEEKIEALLEAGLNEFTISLHGVTKESYEGFMKKSSYEKFHNAFNAFQKLKSKYDFKVRINYTFNKDNFYELTELFNHFSGKSFDILQIRPIRKIGNTEYNDFDLESIRADYPKLITQIRDNCKANNIMLLASNEIPKSTQINNSSLIFDYTFCYVSPNKFWKEGFNWKEESFNDYSKRIGWSKELYANAFKSETELKSLTNRLNYEVEFN; from the coding sequence ATGAATATTTACAAGCTATTACAACTCAATCGAAAGATTAAAAGCCATAGAATTAAATTTCTAGGGCTTTGGCTGTTACATAAACTTAACAAACGTTATTTAGCAGTAAATCTAGACCCTGTAATGGCTTGTAACTTGCGTTGTAAAATGTGTTATTTTACAGATGCCGATTATGTTAAAACTCTAAAGGGACAATTTAAACCTGAAGAATTAGAGCAAGTAGCAAAAACCATTTTTAAACGTGCTTTAAAACTACAAATTGGTTGTGGTACAGAGCCAACGCTTTATAAAAATTTACCAGAAATTGTAAAATTAGGGAAGCAATATGGCGTGCCATATATTTCTGTGACAACCAATGCGAATTTATTGGATGAAGAAAAGATTGAAGCTCTTTTAGAAGCAGGACTTAATGAATTTACAATCTCATTACATGGCGTAACAAAAGAAAGCTACGAGGGTTTTATGAAAAAATCGAGCTATGAGAAGTTTCATAATGCATTTAATGCTTTTCAGAAACTAAAAAGCAAATACGATTTTAAAGTCCGAATTAATTACACTTTTAATAAAGATAATTTTTACGAATTAACAGAGCTCTTTAATCATTTTAGCGGAAAAAGCTTCGATATACTTCAAATTCGTCCCATTAGAAAAATTGGGAATACCGAGTATAATGATTTCGATTTAGAAAGTATTCGTGCCGATTATCCAAAACTGATAACACAAATTCGAGACAATTGTAAAGCGAATAATATTATGCTTTTGGCTTCTAACGAAATTCCTAAAAGCACACAAATAAACAACTCTAGTCTAATTTTCGACTATACGTTTTGCTATGTTTCTCCCAATAAATTCTGGAAAGAAGGCTTTAATTGGAAAGAAGAAAGCTTTAATGATTACTCTAAAAGAATAGGTTGGAGCAAAGAATTATATGCCAATGCTTTTAAGTCGGAAACCGAATTAAAATCACTTACCAATAGATTAAACTACGAAGTAGAATTTAATTAA